A window of the Chaetodon trifascialis isolate fChaTrf1 chromosome 9, fChaTrf1.hap1, whole genome shotgun sequence genome harbors these coding sequences:
- the LOC139336476 gene encoding mRNA decay activator protein ZFP36L1 isoform X1, with protein sequence MPSYPLSQCSDLEKMMCKQLLNLDLREQSRPQPSLSMAMRTPGYIGQPRSNTSFSLSSLACLPTDPVDGVFLTSSQWGQQPESPLPSHLANATHWGKSDLLAQRSISMVETSSATAASLGWCGTDLKHSQSDISPTALNNSSSSSNSSISSSRYKTELCRSFNESGLCKYGGKCQFAHGAEELRDLSRHPKYKTEPCRTFHTIGFCPYGMRCHFVHNNEEEKKPSFSRSSSSSSSSLIQQPPASSRVHRPPLVRQSFSFAGFPSAPQQPLQPALAAHPPSAAASFTRAPSASPPSCADITDLLSNAFLEMDSAFEASPAHQYQPPIGQATAADPQSPFLPSPDSGCCLCGLSPTASPSLRQSPSATGAFSGPLGARSLSYTSLSDQDQDGRSSASSLSGSEPCGGISEANGRRLAVFSQLSVPEDATEFCL encoded by the exons ATGCCATCTTACCCCCTCAGCCAGTGTTCGGACCTGGAGAAGATGATGTGCAAG CAGTTATTGAATCTTGATTTGAGGGAGCAGAGCAGGCCGCAGCCATCTCTCAGCATGGCGATGAGAACGCCAGGTTACATCGGTCAGCCACGCAGCAACACGTCATTTTCCCTCTCGTCCCTTGCCTGCCTCCCTACTGATCCAGTGGACGGTGTATTTCTGACCTCCAGCCAATGGGGGCAGCAGCCAGAAAGCCCTCTGCCCTCCCATCTTGCCAATGCTACCCACTGGGGGAAGTCAGACCTCCTTGCCCAGCGCTCTATCAGCATGGTAGAGACCAGCAGTGCCACAGCAGCAAGCCTAGGCTGGTGTGGGACTGACCTTAAGCACTCCCAAAGTGACATCAGCCCCACTGCACTAAACAATAGCTCCTCCTCGTCCAACTCGTCGATTTCCTCCTCACGCTATAAGACTGAACTGTGTCGATCTTTCAATGAGAGCGGCTTGTGCAAGTATGGCGGGAAGTGCCAGTTTGCCCACGGGGCAGAAGAGCTGCGGGATCTTAGCAGACATCCAAAATACAAAACTGAGCCGTGTCGTACGTTTCACACCATCGGCTTCTGCCCGTACGGGATGCGCTGCCACTTTGTCCACAacaatgaggaagaaaagaaaccGTCTTTCTCCcggtcttcctcttcctcctcctcaagcCTTATCCAGCAGCCACCTGCCTCCTCCCGCGTGCACAGGCCTCCCCTTGTCAGACAGAGCTTCAGCTTTGCTGGGTTTCCCTCTGCTCCGCAGCAGCCCCTTCAGCCTGCCCTTGCTGCGCATCCTCCTTCTGCCGCTGCTTCTTTCACACGTGCTCCATCggcctctcctccttcctgcgCCGACATTACCGACCTCCTTTCTAATGCCTTCCTGGAGATGGACTCTGCCTTTGAGGCCTCCCCTGCCCACCAGTACCAGCCCCCCATAGGCCAGGCAACTGCAGCAGATCCCCAGTCTCCATTCCTGCCTTCCCCAGACTCCGGCTGTTGTCTATGTGGGCTGTCTCCGACTGCCTCCCCTTCCCTGAGGCAGAGTCCCAGTGCCACTGGGGCCTTTTCAGGGCCACTGGGTGCCCGATCGCTGTCCTACACCTCTCTGtcagaccaggaccaggatGGTAGGAGCTCTGCTAGCTCCCTTAGCGGCTCTGAACCCTGCGGTGGCATCAGTGAAGCCAACGGCAGACGTCTGGCAGTATTCAGTCAGCTCTCTGTTCCTGAGGATGCTACTGAGTTCTGCCTTTAG
- the trappc6bl gene encoding trafficking protein particle complex subunit 6B, like isoform X1, with protein sequence MADESLFDFLHMEMVSHVYKEQQTGKGEMDNKDRAVCVSVLESMGFRVGQGLIERLTRDTPSFKDELDVMKFICKDFWTKVFRRQVDNLRTNHQGTYVLQDNKFSLLTQMSSGKQYLDQAPKYLAFSCGVVRGALSNLGLESVVTAEVSVMPSCKFQVVIQKL encoded by the exons ATGGCTGACGAGTCTCTATTTGACTTTCTCCATATGGAGATGGTGTCACATGTATACAAGGAGCAGCAAACCGGTAAAGGAGAGATGGACAACAAG GACagagctgtctgtgtttctgtcctcgAAAGCATGGGCTTCAGGGTGGGACAAGGACTCATTGAGAG GTTGACCAGGGACACTCCCAGCTTCAAGGATGAGCTGGATGTGATGAAGTTCATCTGTAAAGACTTCTGGACAAAGGTGTTCAGGAGGCAGGTCGACAACCTTAGAACAAACCATCAG GGTACCTATGTTCTGCAGGACAACAAGTTTTCTCTGCTGACTCAGATGTCCAGCGGGAAACAGTACCTGGATCAGGCTCCTAAA TATCTTGCTTTTTCGTGTGGCGTGGTGAGAGGAGCTCTGTCTAATCTAGGTCTGGAAAGTGTGGTGACAGCCGAGGTCTCTGTTATGCCATCCT GTAAGTTCCAGGTGGTGATCCAGAAGTTGTGA
- the LOC139336476 gene encoding mRNA decay activator protein ZFP36L1 isoform X2, which produces MPSYPLSQCSDLEKMMCKLLNLDLREQSRPQPSLSMAMRTPGYIGQPRSNTSFSLSSLACLPTDPVDGVFLTSSQWGQQPESPLPSHLANATHWGKSDLLAQRSISMVETSSATAASLGWCGTDLKHSQSDISPTALNNSSSSSNSSISSSRYKTELCRSFNESGLCKYGGKCQFAHGAEELRDLSRHPKYKTEPCRTFHTIGFCPYGMRCHFVHNNEEEKKPSFSRSSSSSSSSLIQQPPASSRVHRPPLVRQSFSFAGFPSAPQQPLQPALAAHPPSAAASFTRAPSASPPSCADITDLLSNAFLEMDSAFEASPAHQYQPPIGQATAADPQSPFLPSPDSGCCLCGLSPTASPSLRQSPSATGAFSGPLGARSLSYTSLSDQDQDGRSSASSLSGSEPCGGISEANGRRLAVFSQLSVPEDATEFCL; this is translated from the exons ATGCCATCTTACCCCCTCAGCCAGTGTTCGGACCTGGAGAAGATGATGTGCAAG TTATTGAATCTTGATTTGAGGGAGCAGAGCAGGCCGCAGCCATCTCTCAGCATGGCGATGAGAACGCCAGGTTACATCGGTCAGCCACGCAGCAACACGTCATTTTCCCTCTCGTCCCTTGCCTGCCTCCCTACTGATCCAGTGGACGGTGTATTTCTGACCTCCAGCCAATGGGGGCAGCAGCCAGAAAGCCCTCTGCCCTCCCATCTTGCCAATGCTACCCACTGGGGGAAGTCAGACCTCCTTGCCCAGCGCTCTATCAGCATGGTAGAGACCAGCAGTGCCACAGCAGCAAGCCTAGGCTGGTGTGGGACTGACCTTAAGCACTCCCAAAGTGACATCAGCCCCACTGCACTAAACAATAGCTCCTCCTCGTCCAACTCGTCGATTTCCTCCTCACGCTATAAGACTGAACTGTGTCGATCTTTCAATGAGAGCGGCTTGTGCAAGTATGGCGGGAAGTGCCAGTTTGCCCACGGGGCAGAAGAGCTGCGGGATCTTAGCAGACATCCAAAATACAAAACTGAGCCGTGTCGTACGTTTCACACCATCGGCTTCTGCCCGTACGGGATGCGCTGCCACTTTGTCCACAacaatgaggaagaaaagaaaccGTCTTTCTCCcggtcttcctcttcctcctcctcaagcCTTATCCAGCAGCCACCTGCCTCCTCCCGCGTGCACAGGCCTCCCCTTGTCAGACAGAGCTTCAGCTTTGCTGGGTTTCCCTCTGCTCCGCAGCAGCCCCTTCAGCCTGCCCTTGCTGCGCATCCTCCTTCTGCCGCTGCTTCTTTCACACGTGCTCCATCggcctctcctccttcctgcgCCGACATTACCGACCTCCTTTCTAATGCCTTCCTGGAGATGGACTCTGCCTTTGAGGCCTCCCCTGCCCACCAGTACCAGCCCCCCATAGGCCAGGCAACTGCAGCAGATCCCCAGTCTCCATTCCTGCCTTCCCCAGACTCCGGCTGTTGTCTATGTGGGCTGTCTCCGACTGCCTCCCCTTCCCTGAGGCAGAGTCCCAGTGCCACTGGGGCCTTTTCAGGGCCACTGGGTGCCCGATCGCTGTCCTACACCTCTCTGtcagaccaggaccaggatGGTAGGAGCTCTGCTAGCTCCCTTAGCGGCTCTGAACCCTGCGGTGGCATCAGTGAAGCCAACGGCAGACGTCTGGCAGTATTCAGTCAGCTCTCTGTTCCTGAGGATGCTACTGAGTTCTGCCTTTAG
- the trappc6bl gene encoding trafficking protein particle complex subunit 6B, like isoform X2 gives MVSHVYKEQQTGKGEMDNKDRAVCVSVLESMGFRVGQGLIERLTRDTPSFKDELDVMKFICKDFWTKVFRRQVDNLRTNHQGTYVLQDNKFSLLTQMSSGKQYLDQAPKYLAFSCGVVRGALSNLGLESVVTAEVSVMPSCKFQVVIQKL, from the exons ATGGTGTCACATGTATACAAGGAGCAGCAAACCGGTAAAGGAGAGATGGACAACAAG GACagagctgtctgtgtttctgtcctcgAAAGCATGGGCTTCAGGGTGGGACAAGGACTCATTGAGAG GTTGACCAGGGACACTCCCAGCTTCAAGGATGAGCTGGATGTGATGAAGTTCATCTGTAAAGACTTCTGGACAAAGGTGTTCAGGAGGCAGGTCGACAACCTTAGAACAAACCATCAG GGTACCTATGTTCTGCAGGACAACAAGTTTTCTCTGCTGACTCAGATGTCCAGCGGGAAACAGTACCTGGATCAGGCTCCTAAA TATCTTGCTTTTTCGTGTGGCGTGGTGAGAGGAGCTCTGTCTAATCTAGGTCTGGAAAGTGTGGTGACAGCCGAGGTCTCTGTTATGCCATCCT GTAAGTTCCAGGTGGTGATCCAGAAGTTGTGA